Proteins encoded by one window of Paenibacillus sp. DCT19:
- a CDS encoding LacI family DNA-binding transcriptional regulator has protein sequence MNKTISDIAQMAGVAKSTVSRFLNGGSVSENTRQKIEQIIKQYNYVPNTFAQSLKAKKTSIIGTVVPRLDSFATSQTLIGIDEELRNNQYQMLIANTSQDMKREIDGIYDFARQKVSGIILLAAEVTEAHLKAIEEIGIPVLLVGQQHPNIHSLVHNDDQAGYEMGKYIVQQGHRNIVYLGVTERDQAVGIHRKQGFKRAIAECGECQVTYHETSFKMSEAVVTAEAIVRDRKATIIVGATDNIALGVMKTAFSNKIRIPQQLSVTGFGGYDITEMIHPTLTTVKFHYIQAGKLAADHIIRLVQGGVVEKQTVLDVEIIPRESVDKL, from the coding sequence ATGAACAAAACCATTTCTGATATTGCTCAGATGGCGGGTGTTGCGAAGAGTACCGTCTCCCGGTTCCTAAACGGAGGGTCGGTAAGCGAGAACACCAGGCAGAAGATTGAGCAGATCATCAAACAATATAACTATGTCCCCAATACGTTTGCACAGAGTTTGAAGGCGAAGAAAACAAGCATCATTGGAACAGTTGTGCCAAGGCTTGATTCGTTTGCAACGTCACAGACCCTAATCGGGATCGATGAAGAACTGCGCAATAATCAGTACCAGATGTTAATTGCGAATACAAGCCAGGACATGAAACGAGAGATTGATGGCATATATGATTTTGCTAGACAGAAAGTATCAGGTATTATTCTTCTTGCCGCGGAAGTAACCGAAGCACATCTTAAAGCTATTGAAGAGATTGGCATCCCAGTTCTATTAGTTGGTCAACAACATCCGAATATCCATAGTTTAGTTCATAATGATGATCAAGCAGGGTATGAGATGGGGAAATACATCGTTCAGCAAGGACATCGTAACATTGTGTATTTGGGAGTTACGGAGAGAGATCAGGCAGTAGGTATTCATCGTAAGCAAGGTTTCAAACGGGCTATCGCAGAATGTGGTGAATGTCAGGTTACATATCATGAAACAAGCTTTAAAATGTCAGAAGCGGTTGTAACGGCAGAAGCTATTGTTCGGGATCGCAAAGCGACCATCATCGTTGGGGCAACGGATAACATTGCACTTGGAGTGATGAAAACCGCCTTCTCCAACAAAATACGCATTCCACAGCAATTGTCCGTCACAGGATTCGGTGGGTATGATATTACGGAGATGATTCATCCAACACTGACGACTGTGAAATTTCACTATATACAAGCGGGGAAATTGGCGGCAGATCACATCATTCGACTCGTACAAGGTGGTGTGGTGGAGAAGCAGACTGTACTTGATGTTGAAATTATTCCACGCGAAAGCGTTGACAAACTATAA
- the rhaA gene encoding L-rhamnose isomerase: MDNQVKQAYEAAKSLYAQHGIDTDEVLKKLAEIKVSVHCWQGDDVKGFLNQEGELTGGISVTGQYPGAATTPTELRSDLEQAFALIPGKHKVNLHAIYADTDERVELDQIEPKHYENWVTWAKEQGLGLDFNPTCFSHEKSSDGFTLSHPDPEIRKFWIDHCKASRRIGAYFGEQLGQTCVTNVWVPDGFKDNPVDRLTPRKRLKDALDEVFAEELDPKHNLDAVESKLFGLGSEAYVVGSHEFYMGYGLQNDTLICLDAGHFHPTEVISNKLSSLALFTSGILLHVSRPMRWDSDHVVIMDDELLEIARELVRHDLLSTTHIGLDFFDASINRVAAWVVGTRNTIKALLRAMLEPIEALKDAELKGDYTLRLALTEEFKSYPFGAIWDYYCAQQGVPVREQWITEIKNYEQNVLLQRQTLLV, from the coding sequence ATGGATAATCAAGTCAAACAAGCGTACGAAGCGGCCAAGTCTCTATATGCGCAGCACGGAATTGATACGGATGAAGTTCTAAAAAAGCTTGCTGAGATCAAGGTTTCTGTGCACTGCTGGCAAGGAGATGACGTTAAAGGTTTCTTGAATCAAGAAGGGGAGCTTACAGGTGGAATTTCCGTTACAGGTCAATACCCTGGAGCTGCAACGACACCAACTGAACTTCGGTCAGATCTGGAGCAAGCTTTTGCCCTCATTCCTGGTAAACATAAAGTGAATTTGCATGCAATCTATGCAGACACGGATGAACGTGTTGAATTGGATCAAATTGAGCCGAAACACTATGAGAATTGGGTTACGTGGGCGAAGGAACAAGGGCTCGGTTTAGACTTTAATCCAACATGCTTCTCGCATGAAAAATCCAGTGATGGATTCACGCTGAGTCACCCTGATCCGGAAATTCGCAAGTTCTGGATTGATCATTGCAAAGCTTCCCGTCGCATCGGAGCCTATTTCGGAGAACAGCTAGGTCAGACCTGTGTGACCAATGTATGGGTTCCTGATGGATTCAAGGATAACCCGGTAGATCGGTTGACTCCACGCAAACGGTTGAAAGACGCTCTGGATGAGGTTTTTGCTGAGGAGCTTGATCCGAAGCATAATCTGGATGCAGTCGAGAGCAAATTATTCGGTCTAGGTTCTGAGGCTTATGTGGTAGGTTCACATGAATTTTACATGGGGTATGGCTTGCAAAATGATACATTAATCTGTCTGGATGCAGGGCATTTTCATCCAACGGAAGTCATCTCTAATAAATTGTCTTCATTAGCTCTATTCACGAGTGGTATACTGCTTCATGTAAGCCGCCCTATGCGCTGGGACAGTGATCACGTCGTAATTATGGATGATGAGCTGCTTGAGATTGCACGTGAACTTGTGCGTCATGATCTGTTATCTACTACACATATTGGTCTCGATTTCTTCGATGCAAGTATCAATCGAGTGGCCGCATGGGTGGTTGGAACACGGAATACGATAAAAGCATTGCTCCGTGCGATGTTAGAACCGATTGAAGCGTTGAAGGATGCCGAACTTAAAGGGGATTACACCCTGCGTCTGGCATTAACAGAAGAATTCAAGTCTTATCCATTTGGCGCTATCTGGGATTATTACTGTGCTCAGCAAGGTGTACCGGTGCGTGAACAATGGATTACTGAGATCAAAAACTATGAGCAAAACGTATTGCTTCAACGTCAAACCTTGCTTGTGTAG
- a CDS encoding bifunctional aldolase/short-chain dehydrogenase — translation MVQSLWNSAQASEKTTGLDQLVYRSNLIGADRSVCNIFGGNTSTKTTVHDFRGREIEVMYVKGSGSDLGSMQAKHFTGLALEDIRPLIERESMTDEEMVEYLGHCMIDSKHPRASIETLLHAFLPYKHVDHTHPDAIISLCCADNGKELAREIYGDRFVWVPYVRPGFTLSKMIAESVFANPNAELVLMEKHGLVTWGETSEECYAQTIKIINEAEAFIEARVDEASLFGGVKHPALAVEVRREIVSRVMPTIRGAVSDSKKMILSFDDQDDVLAFVGGADSPQLSQVGAACPDHLVHTKVVPLFIDWTPDADDIEGLQAKLVDGVAAYKEQYQQYFESNKNEGDVMFEAAPRVILIPGVGMINTGKSWALSQVSGALYHRAIAVMRGATSLGQFVSLSANESYNVEYWPLELYKLSLAPAETEFSRKVAFITGGAGGIGSETARRLVSEGAHVVLADLNLEGAQKVAQEINDQYGANRAYALKMDVTDEAAVQAAYAEVAIQYGGVDIIVNNAGLATSSPFDETSLKEWNLNMNVLGTGYFLVAREAFKLMKQQGIGGSMVFIGSKNSVYAGKSASAYSSAKALEAHLARCIAAEGGEYGIRVNTILPDAILQGSAIWNGSWRNERAAAYGIEPDQLEEYYRKRTTLLVNIYPRDIAEGIAFFASSKSEKTTGCMMTIDGGVPAAFTR, via the coding sequence ATGGTACAGAGTTTATGGAATTCAGCGCAGGCTTCAGAGAAAACAACAGGACTAGATCAATTGGTTTACCGCTCCAATCTGATTGGTGCCGATCGCAGTGTGTGCAATATTTTCGGCGGGAACACATCGACCAAAACAACAGTACACGATTTCCGTGGTCGTGAGATCGAAGTTATGTATGTTAAAGGTAGCGGCTCTGACTTGGGCTCCATGCAAGCGAAGCATTTTACAGGACTTGCACTTGAGGACATTCGTCCATTAATTGAACGGGAATCCATGACAGATGAAGAGATGGTTGAGTATTTGGGGCATTGCATGATTGATTCCAAACACCCACGTGCTTCCATTGAGACACTCTTACATGCGTTCCTTCCATATAAACATGTTGACCATACACACCCAGATGCCATAATTAGTTTGTGTTGTGCAGATAACGGAAAAGAATTAGCAAGAGAAATTTACGGAGACCGCTTCGTATGGGTACCGTATGTGCGTCCTGGTTTTACATTATCTAAAATGATTGCTGAAAGCGTATTCGCCAATCCCAATGCAGAGCTTGTACTCATGGAGAAGCATGGATTGGTTACTTGGGGAGAGACGTCAGAAGAGTGTTATGCACAGACAATCAAAATCATCAACGAAGCGGAAGCTTTCATTGAAGCAAGGGTAGACGAGGCAAGCCTGTTTGGCGGCGTGAAGCATCCGGCACTTGCAGTTGAGGTTCGTCGTGAGATCGTATCTCGTGTGATGCCAACGATTCGAGGAGCGGTATCAGATAGCAAAAAAATGATTTTGTCCTTTGACGATCAAGATGACGTTCTTGCTTTCGTAGGTGGAGCTGACTCACCGCAACTATCCCAAGTTGGAGCAGCGTGCCCGGATCATTTGGTACATACCAAAGTGGTACCATTGTTTATTGATTGGACACCTGATGCAGACGATATTGAAGGACTTCAAGCGAAGCTGGTTGATGGCGTAGCAGCGTATAAAGAGCAATATCAACAATATTTTGAAAGCAACAAAAATGAAGGCGATGTGATGTTCGAAGCTGCACCACGGGTTATTTTGATTCCAGGCGTAGGTATGATTAACACAGGTAAGAGCTGGGCGCTTTCCCAGGTCAGTGGAGCGTTGTACCATAGAGCCATTGCCGTGATGCGTGGGGCAACCAGTCTCGGACAATTCGTATCGCTTAGTGCCAATGAGTCTTACAATGTGGAATACTGGCCACTTGAGCTATACAAGCTTTCTCTTGCACCAGCGGAGACGGAGTTCTCTCGTAAAGTTGCTTTCATTACAGGAGGCGCTGGAGGCATCGGAAGTGAAACAGCGCGTAGATTGGTATCTGAAGGAGCACATGTTGTCCTCGCTGATCTGAATCTTGAAGGTGCACAGAAGGTCGCACAGGAGATTAATGATCAATATGGCGCCAATCGTGCTTATGCACTTAAAATGGATGTAACCGATGAAGCGGCTGTTCAAGCGGCATATGCCGAAGTTGCCATACAATATGGCGGCGTGGACATCATCGTGAACAATGCAGGGTTAGCGACTTCTAGCCCATTTGACGAGACATCCTTGAAGGAATGGAACTTGAACATGAACGTACTGGGTACAGGTTACTTCCTCGTTGCGCGTGAAGCCTTCAAGCTGATGAAACAACAAGGAATCGGGGGCAGCATGGTCTTCATCGGCTCCAAAAACTCGGTATATGCTGGAAAAAGTGCATCCGCATACAGTTCTGCTAAAGCACTTGAAGCTCATCTTGCTCGTTGCATTGCGGCTGAAGGCGGAGAGTATGGCATTCGTGTAAACACGATTCTACCAGATGCTATTCTGCAAGGTTCGGCGATCTGGAACGGTTCTTGGAGAAATGAGCGTGCGGCAGCATACGGCATCGAACCGGATCAATTAGAAGAGTATTACCGTAAACGTACCACGCTACTTGTTAATATCTATCCAAGAGATATCGCAGAAGGCATTGCTTTCTTCGCTTCTTCCAAGTCGGAAAAAACAACGGGATGCATGATGACCATTGATGGCGGTGTTCCAGCAGCGTTCACACGTTAA
- the treR gene encoding trehalose operon repressor — MNNKFIRIYEDIAADIRTGEIEAGTLLPSELDLTEQYQTSRETIRKALKMLYEEGYIQKIQGKGSIVLDIRKIDFPISGLVSFKELAQKMGHRAKTYVNVFEEREVDQNLFKQINFALNEKVWEIVRVRNVDGEHVILDKDYISQKLVPGLNKEICNNSIYEYIEGELGLAISFAKKEILVEEPTEEDRKWLDLDGFHNVVVVRSQVYLEDASPFQYTESRHRPDKFKFVDFARRR; from the coding sequence ATGAATAATAAATTTATTCGGATCTATGAGGATATCGCAGCAGATATTCGGACAGGGGAAATCGAGGCAGGAACACTGCTTCCATCTGAGCTGGATCTGACTGAGCAATATCAAACGTCCAGAGAGACCATCCGCAAAGCATTGAAAATGTTATATGAAGAAGGATACATCCAGAAGATTCAAGGCAAAGGTTCCATTGTATTGGACATTCGCAAAATTGACTTTCCTATTTCTGGTCTTGTAAGCTTCAAAGAACTAGCCCAAAAAATGGGTCACCGTGCGAAGACATATGTTAACGTGTTCGAAGAGCGAGAAGTGGATCAGAACTTATTCAAGCAGATTAACTTTGCGCTGAACGAGAAGGTCTGGGAAATTGTACGTGTGCGTAATGTAGACGGGGAGCATGTCATTCTGGATAAGGATTATATTAGCCAGAAGCTTGTTCCGGGGCTTAACAAGGAAATCTGCAATAATTCGATCTACGAGTATATTGAAGGAGAGCTGGGCCTCGCCATTTCGTTTGCCAAGAAAGAGATATTGGTTGAAGAGCCTACGGAAGAGGATCGGAAATGGCTTGATCTGGATGGATTTCATAACGTTGTTGTGGTGAGGAGCCAAGTGTACCTTGAGGATGCCAGCCCGTTCCAGTACACGGAATCTAGACATCGTCCCGATAAGTTTAAATTTGTTGATTTTGCCCGACGTCGATAA